Proteins found in one Bremerella volcania genomic segment:
- a CDS encoding Rho termination factor N-terminal domain-containing protein, giving the protein MTTTATQSSDTANVDTDHGTLATSDKRLEERTVKELRELASQLGIRGRSKLMHKEELICVIRRRW; this is encoded by the coding sequence ATGACAACAACTGCAACCCAAAGTTCTGATACGGCCAACGTAGATACCGATCATGGGACCCTCGCAACATCCGATAAACGTCTCGAGGAACGTACCGTCAAAGAGCTTCGCGAACTGGCAAGCCAACTCGGGATTCGCGGACGTAGTAAGCTCATGCACAAAGAGGAGTTGATTTGCGTCATTCGCCGTCGCTGGTAG